Proteins from a single region of Amycolatopsis sp. CA-230715:
- a CDS encoding lasso peptide biosynthesis B2 protein, producing MSQVLPEIPTRTGLGGEIVMALALVSARILSRQSPRRLRRVLGRVAAGTRPASYAQAALARDQILTFSPRCRAGNTCLPRSIAVLLVCRARGIWPTLCVGVIATPPFRAHAWIEVDEQVVGEPVDSAFYRKFFSVPCGGSDGQVRYF from the coding sequence GTGAGCCAGGTCCTGCCCGAAATCCCCACCCGCACTGGATTGGGTGGCGAGATCGTCATGGCGCTCGCGCTGGTGTCGGCGAGAATCCTCAGCAGGCAGTCGCCGCGCCGCCTTCGCCGCGTGCTCGGCAGGGTCGCCGCCGGGACGCGGCCGGCGAGTTATGCGCAGGCCGCACTCGCGCGGGACCAGATCCTGACGTTCAGTCCACGGTGCCGTGCCGGGAACACCTGCCTGCCGAGGTCGATCGCGGTGCTGCTGGTATGCCGTGCCCGCGGTATCTGGCCGACGTTGTGCGTCGGCGTCATCGCCACCCCGCCGTTCCGGGCACATGCCTGGATCGAGGTCGACGAGCAGGTCGTCGGGGAGCCGGTGGACAGCGCGTTCTACCGGAAGTTCTTCAGCGTCCCGTGCGGAGGATCTGACGGGCAGGTCAGGTACTTCTGA
- a CDS encoding tyrosine-type recombinase/integrase produces MTERATSGATEAAGYPAKTGRALAADVDLWPGVDDPAALLGHITDWLAGYGNHATRRTYAEGLGLPTRPSDIDAWEQPSRGGEWTSVLARYQDVLRIDATESRAKRPGPPPAAPGRLRRWHWFRWCAATGVDPRAATSRHVKSWLDALAGADAAPATRDRMLATVKALYAYLAEIGVVTANPAALNRRRLGLTAAAAGTSRTVTLTSAQVRALYATAAQRRPGASALDTHRAVAVIALFTLGLRVSELCGLDRADLHVTRGRRALRVHGKGGKDRIVYLSGPADTALTRYLVLRDDTGKATGAAVTRRQRGTRADTTPLLLTRTGRRFQRQAIWQLLRRVAAAGGEELTAIAGALHPHALRHFYVTTAVEAGAQLTHVQADVGHSSIDTTQQTYDHAARDPARSAVDLVADTWHGTEEPIPSDASRTGGKH; encoded by the coding sequence GTGACTGAGCGTGCGACTTCGGGGGCGACCGAAGCTGCCGGGTACCCGGCGAAAACTGGGCGGGCCCTCGCCGCCGACGTGGACCTGTGGCCCGGTGTCGACGATCCCGCGGCCCTGCTCGGCCACATCACGGACTGGCTGGCGGGCTACGGCAACCACGCCACCCGACGCACCTACGCCGAAGGGCTCGGACTCCCCACGCGGCCCTCGGACATCGACGCCTGGGAGCAGCCGAGCCGCGGCGGCGAGTGGACGAGCGTGCTCGCGCGCTACCAGGACGTTCTGCGCATCGACGCGACGGAGAGCCGGGCGAAGCGGCCCGGTCCCCCACCCGCCGCGCCGGGACGGCTGCGCCGCTGGCACTGGTTCCGCTGGTGCGCGGCCACCGGCGTCGATCCCCGCGCCGCGACCTCGCGGCACGTGAAGTCCTGGCTCGACGCACTGGCCGGTGCCGACGCGGCACCGGCGACCCGCGACCGCATGCTCGCGACCGTCAAGGCGCTCTACGCCTACCTGGCCGAAATCGGCGTCGTCACCGCGAACCCCGCCGCGCTGAACCGGCGACGACTCGGCCTCACCGCCGCGGCGGCCGGGACGTCGCGCACCGTCACGCTCACCAGCGCGCAGGTCCGCGCGCTCTACGCCACCGCGGCGCAACGGCGCCCGGGTGCGAGCGCGCTCGACACGCACCGGGCGGTCGCGGTGATCGCGCTGTTCACCCTCGGGCTGCGCGTCAGCGAACTGTGCGGCCTCGACCGCGCCGACCTGCACGTCACCAGGGGAAGGCGCGCACTGCGAGTGCACGGCAAGGGCGGCAAGGACCGGATCGTCTACCTCAGCGGCCCCGCCGACACGGCGCTCACCCGTTACCTCGTGCTGCGCGACGACACCGGGAAGGCCACCGGCGCCGCGGTGACCAGGCGGCAACGGGGAACCCGCGCCGACACCACCCCGCTCCTGTTGACCAGGACCGGGCGCCGCTTCCAGCGGCAGGCGATCTGGCAGCTGCTGCGCCGCGTCGCGGCCGCCGGTGGCGAAGAACTGACCGCGATCGCGGGCGCCCTGCATCCCCACGCCCTCCGCCACTTCTACGTCACCACCGCCGTCGAGGCCGGTGCCCAGCTGACGCACGTCCAAGCGGACGTCGGCCACAGCAGCATCGACACCACCCAGCAGACCTACGACCACGCGGCCCGCGATCCGGCCCGCAGCGCCGTGGATCTGGTCGCCGACACCTGGCACGGGACGGAAGAGCCGATACCGTCGGACGCGTCTCGCACTGGAGGGAAGCACTGA
- a CDS encoding MFS transporter: MFLPLSLVYATQVVGLPVAQAGVAMTVGTMAGLVVPAVSAAIVDRVGARAVVVAGQLVQLAGSVTYLLAHGVVLVAVGAAMRSAGLQLFYSSMFTLITEVAGDRSTDRTFTVVGAVRGAAFGIGALAVGALLTGLGPTAYTLAIGIDATTYVVAAVLLLCWLPTPAPRRAAMDAATREVRPRASRVLRDPPYLGLIVVTTLFALDTDFFLVGFPVYAFDILHTPAWVPGAALALLTALGSAAATLALRMTRRLSRTTAMVFAAVIVVGWCLAGAAALVLPAGVRPAYLLGCTLLLVAANLVRAGRVNALAESAAPPEAKGRYLAAFQYAFTIAGVLAPAVVALFAVAAWLPWMVIAAGAVLGIPLLHWITRHLHTGCAEPRPA; this comes from the coding sequence TTGTTTCTGCCGCTGTCGTTGGTGTACGCCACGCAGGTCGTGGGGTTGCCGGTGGCGCAAGCGGGTGTGGCGATGACGGTGGGGACCATGGCCGGTCTCGTGGTGCCGGCCGTGTCGGCGGCGATCGTGGACCGGGTGGGCGCCCGTGCGGTGGTCGTCGCGGGGCAGCTCGTGCAGTTGGCCGGATCCGTGACATACCTGCTGGCGCACGGGGTGGTGCTGGTCGCGGTGGGTGCGGCGATGCGGTCGGCGGGGTTGCAGTTGTTCTACAGCTCCATGTTCACCCTGATCACCGAGGTGGCAGGCGACAGATCGACCGATCGGACCTTTACCGTGGTGGGCGCCGTCCGGGGCGCGGCGTTCGGGATCGGCGCGCTGGCCGTGGGCGCGCTGCTGACCGGGCTGGGCCCCACCGCGTACACGCTCGCGATCGGTATCGATGCGACGACCTACGTCGTCGCGGCAGTGCTGCTGCTGTGCTGGCTCCCCACGCCGGCACCTCGTCGGGCCGCGATGGACGCCGCGACGCGAGAAGTCCGTCCGAGGGCGAGCAGAGTGCTGCGTGATCCGCCGTATCTCGGCCTGATCGTCGTGACCACGCTGTTCGCCCTGGACACCGACTTCTTCCTGGTCGGCTTCCCGGTCTACGCCTTCGACATCCTCCACACGCCGGCGTGGGTGCCCGGTGCCGCGCTCGCGCTGCTGACCGCGCTCGGCAGCGCTGCCGCCACACTGGCCCTGCGGATGACGCGGCGCCTCTCGCGGACCACGGCCATGGTCTTCGCCGCGGTGATCGTCGTCGGTTGGTGCCTCGCCGGCGCCGCGGCTCTGGTGCTTCCGGCCGGTGTCCGGCCCGCGTATCTGCTCGGCTGCACACTTCTGCTGGTCGCGGCCAATTTGGTCCGCGCGGGACGGGTCAACGCACTGGCCGAAAGCGCGGCCCCACCAGAGGCGAAGGGGCGTTATCTCGCGGCTTTCCAATACGCCTTCACCATCGCCGGAGTACTGGCGCCGGCGGTGGTGGCGCTGTTCGCTGTCGCCGCGTGGCTGCCCTGGATGGTGATCGCCGCCGGCGCCGTCTTGGGAATCCCGCTCCTGCACTGGATAACGCGGCACCTGCACACCGGCTGCGCGGAACCACGTCCGGCGTGA
- a CDS encoding response regulator receiver protein gives MLETTTTEPSERALCAFRRCRQPLPPPGPKGGRPVEFCPDRSWQGGKSCKQLAAADQALREAFGDSAPQAALQDATAAFADLADGLAAPLSELQRSLETVSASARDEVAASLTRATAADERAAEADGHRQAAEDRARQAEDDARAARDEAQEHQRARENAERAEQAARADAKKAELHQARAEASAAATAEHARAAAEEARTERAKGEKLAAQLAERTEQLGVATAERDAVQDALDRERTRAVDAQQQLVARLDRAAADLDAERDHARELEQQLRDAVHQSRTDAATASAALTSAQEQTRELAAELTEHRRQAATVLADRDDALARLARVHRIALDTTAEDLRTDLLAELLALPATPPE, from the coding sequence ATGCTGGAGACGACCACCACGGAGCCCTCGGAACGGGCGCTGTGCGCGTTCCGACGCTGCCGCCAGCCGTTGCCGCCGCCGGGCCCCAAGGGCGGACGGCCGGTGGAGTTCTGCCCGGACCGGTCGTGGCAGGGCGGGAAGAGCTGCAAGCAGCTCGCGGCCGCGGACCAGGCCCTGCGCGAGGCGTTCGGCGACTCGGCACCGCAGGCGGCCCTGCAGGACGCGACCGCCGCCTTCGCCGACCTCGCCGACGGCCTGGCCGCACCACTGAGCGAACTCCAACGCTCACTGGAAACCGTGTCGGCCTCGGCCAGGGACGAGGTAGCCGCGTCCCTGACCCGCGCCACCGCCGCCGACGAACGCGCCGCCGAAGCCGACGGACACCGCCAGGCTGCCGAGGACCGGGCACGACAAGCCGAGGACGACGCCCGCGCCGCACGGGACGAAGCCCAGGAACACCAGCGAGCACGGGAGAACGCCGAACGAGCCGAGCAGGCAGCCAGAGCCGACGCGAAGAAGGCCGAACTGCACCAAGCCCGCGCCGAAGCGTCCGCGGCCGCGACCGCTGAACACGCGCGCGCCGCCGCCGAGGAAGCTCGCACCGAACGCGCCAAGGGGGAGAAGCTCGCCGCCCAGCTCGCCGAGCGCACCGAACAGCTCGGCGTGGCAACAGCCGAACGCGACGCCGTCCAAGACGCGCTCGACCGCGAACGCACACGGGCCGTCGATGCCCAGCAGCAGCTCGTCGCCCGGCTCGACCGCGCCGCCGCGGACCTCGACGCCGAACGCGACCACGCCCGAGAGCTCGAACAGCAGCTGCGCGACGCGGTTCACCAGAGCAGAACGGACGCCGCCACGGCCTCGGCGGCGCTGACCAGCGCCCAGGAACAGACGCGGGAACTGGCCGCCGAACTCACCGAACACCGGCGACAAGCCGCGACCGTGCTGGCCGACCGCGACGACGCCCTCGCCCGGCTCGCCCGCGTGCACCGGATCGCCCTCGACACCACCGCGGAAGACCTGCGGACCGATCTCCTCGCCGAACTGCTCGCGCTCCCCGCCACGCCACCCGAGTAA
- a CDS encoding asparagine synthase-related protein → MPRKQLTIHAEGQRRLALLGTTTATCHDLGRVCDRSRDIADLARVSNRFAGAYHVVGSFDGRVYAQGSASGMHRVYHVVMDGIRVIGDRMDVLAELGSLPVDDTAVAMRLVRGLPHPLSDVPLWSGVSAVAAHDCLMVETDGRGWATRTWWRRPPPELSRAEGAAELRSALAEAVRARTADGLVTCDLSGGLDSTPVCYFAARSPSGVIVKTSYNNDPGGRQDLLWARRALPVMPGVRDHVVESTDTMPDFYGGLLEVIDRVDEPTQSLFCAPRIGHQLRYDASHGVRTHLNGLGGDQVLCGSASWDHALFARKPLPAWRRARALHVTDGHSPWATLRALCDRSDYRAWSARIIRNAAAAAPGGTRAMLCGWALAPRFPSWLSAAAKDMLSEAMLRTMRDADPIGADRAEHHELSEIRDAARMVRGSAQLGARFGVSHEAPLLDDRVVEACLAVRREERVTPVEWKPLMKAAMRGLLPDAFLRRVTKTGGGEQLMRGFRAHRRDVLTLCESSGLDESGWIDMAEFTAAATPTELELPDTSLNEAVNLALFIRGSLDVSRNIQWNSR, encoded by the coding sequence ATGCCGCGGAAGCAGCTGACAATCCACGCTGAGGGACAGCGACGCCTCGCGCTGCTGGGAACCACCACGGCGACCTGTCACGATCTCGGTCGGGTGTGCGACCGTTCGCGGGACATCGCCGATTTGGCGCGCGTGTCGAACCGTTTCGCCGGGGCGTACCACGTGGTCGGCTCGTTCGACGGTCGTGTCTACGCGCAGGGCTCGGCCAGCGGGATGCATCGCGTGTACCACGTCGTCATGGACGGTATCCGGGTGATCGGCGACCGGATGGACGTGCTCGCCGAACTCGGGAGCCTTCCCGTGGACGACACCGCGGTGGCGATGCGGTTGGTGCGCGGTCTTCCGCATCCGCTGTCGGACGTTCCGTTGTGGTCCGGCGTATCCGCCGTCGCCGCACATGACTGTCTCATGGTGGAGACCGACGGCCGCGGCTGGGCGACCAGGACCTGGTGGCGGCGTCCGCCACCGGAGCTGTCCCGAGCGGAGGGGGCGGCGGAGTTGCGGTCCGCGCTCGCCGAGGCCGTGCGCGCCAGGACCGCGGACGGCCTCGTCACGTGCGATCTCTCCGGCGGGCTGGACTCCACCCCGGTGTGCTACTTCGCCGCGCGGAGTCCGTCCGGTGTCATCGTCAAGACCAGTTACAACAACGACCCCGGGGGACGTCAAGACCTCCTGTGGGCGCGCCGGGCGCTGCCGGTCATGCCGGGGGTCCGCGACCACGTCGTCGAGTCGACGGACACCATGCCCGACTTTTACGGCGGGTTGCTCGAGGTCATCGATCGCGTGGACGAGCCGACGCAGAGTTTGTTCTGCGCACCGCGTATCGGCCACCAGCTCCGATACGACGCGTCGCACGGTGTGCGGACCCACCTCAACGGACTCGGCGGTGATCAGGTTCTGTGCGGCTCGGCGAGCTGGGACCACGCCCTCTTCGCCCGCAAGCCCCTGCCGGCCTGGCGCCGCGCGCGTGCCCTGCACGTCACCGACGGGCACTCGCCATGGGCCACCCTGCGAGCGCTGTGCGATCGAAGCGATTACCGGGCATGGTCGGCCAGGATCATCAGGAACGCTGCCGCCGCAGCACCCGGCGGAACGCGGGCAATGCTCTGCGGCTGGGCACTGGCCCCCCGGTTCCCGTCCTGGTTGTCGGCTGCCGCCAAGGACATGCTGAGCGAAGCGATGCTGCGCACCATGCGAGACGCCGACCCCATCGGGGCGGATCGGGCCGAGCACCACGAGCTGTCGGAGATACGCGACGCCGCACGAATGGTCCGGGGGAGTGCCCAGCTGGGCGCGCGGTTCGGCGTGAGCCACGAGGCACCGCTGCTGGACGACCGTGTGGTGGAAGCCTGTCTCGCGGTGCGGCGCGAAGAGCGGGTCACGCCGGTCGAATGGAAACCGCTCATGAAGGCGGCTATGCGTGGCTTGCTGCCCGACGCGTTCCTCCGGAGGGTGACCAAAACGGGTGGGGGCGAGCAGTTGATGCGGGGATTCCGGGCCCACCGGCGGGACGTGTTGACGCTGTGCGAAAGCTCCGGCCTCGATGAGTCGGGCTGGATCGACATGGCCGAGTTCACCGCAGCGGCGACCCCGACCGAGCTGGAACTGCCGGACACGTCGTTGAACGAGGCGGTCAACCTCGCGCTGTTCATCAGAGGGTCGCTGGACGTCTCGCGGAACATCCAATGGAATAGCCGTTGA
- a CDS encoding lasso RiPP family leader peptide-containing protein, with protein MRPYVDREVKMDVEVVRVKQPYEAPAVVELGSFATETALNTWGNISEVQYPYVFSLP; from the coding sequence GTGCGTCCCTACGTCGATCGGGAGGTCAAGATGGATGTCGAAGTAGTGCGGGTCAAGCAACCCTACGAGGCTCCTGCCGTCGTCGAACTCGGAAGCTTCGCTACCGAAACGGCGCTGAACACCTGGGGCAACATTTCCGAGGTTCAATACCCCTATGTGTTCTCGTTGCCTTGA
- a CDS encoding TetR/AcrR family transcriptional regulator, whose protein sequence is MPKQVDHRGRREAIARALWRVVEQRGVAQLTMRVVAQEAGMSLGQLQHYFASRTAMLSFAMDFASEQTSARVRQGLEKLGDRPHPRDVLRLALAEMLPLHAEARATSRMSAAYVLEALHDEVVHEQARRGFVQGRALVEQLVRQAIADGHIDSGRDPATETNLLLALTGFTPLIELDVIEPQDALAAIDVQLDRLFRST, encoded by the coding sequence ATGCCGAAACAGGTGGACCACCGCGGACGCCGCGAAGCGATCGCCCGCGCACTGTGGCGGGTGGTGGAGCAGCGCGGCGTCGCACAGCTGACGATGCGCGTGGTGGCGCAGGAGGCGGGCATGTCACTCGGGCAGCTGCAGCACTACTTCGCCTCCCGGACCGCCATGCTCTCCTTCGCCATGGATTTCGCGTCCGAGCAGACCTCGGCGCGCGTACGCCAGGGGCTCGAAAAGCTCGGCGACCGTCCGCACCCCCGTGACGTGCTGCGACTGGCGCTCGCGGAAATGCTCCCCCTGCATGCCGAGGCCCGCGCGACCAGCCGGATGAGCGCCGCCTACGTCCTGGAGGCACTGCACGACGAGGTCGTGCACGAGCAGGCCCGCCGCGGCTTCGTCCAAGGGCGGGCCCTCGTCGAGCAGTTGGTCCGCCAGGCGATCGCCGACGGGCACATCGACTCCGGCCGCGACCCGGCGACCGAGACCAACCTGCTCCTCGCCCTCACCGGCTTCACGCCCCTGATCGAACTCGACGTGATCGAGCCCCAGGACGCGCTCGCCGCGATCGACGTGCAGCTGGACCGGCTGTTCAGAAGTACCTGA
- a CDS encoding carboxylesterase/lipase family protein, which translates to MIHLTHNSGGQSREGVVLSEQPKVRTTEGVVQGLWRHRHAVFRGIPYAQPPVGALRFAAPAPPHRWEGTRQAVEFGPVVPLSLPIDVPPQGDDWLTLNVGTPDPGAAGLPVLVWIPVGGYLSAASSDPMYDPAALAEAGVVVVTINCRVGAEGFAFLDDVPPNRGFLDQIAALEWVQRNIAAFGGDPGRVTVGGVSAGAGSVAALLTMKSARGLFRRAIAHSVPGLHSTPALARQVSTAFADRLGAAAPTAEALRDIDPWHLAAELTSFNAGLHAHRESWGRLTETGTALCPVVDGEVLPETPWPALTGARASGTELLVGHTRDEFRYFSVMSGRHGTFTEEDAHAVLELLAPRPGGARAYRAAFGQAGPEELVETVYSDALFRMPSQKLAEANAAAGGTSYLFELCWVAPALGGILGACHSLDVPLAFGTLNSPVGTQLIGEDPTPEAVALSRELQEAWVRFVTTGDAGWSAHRPGGYLTRVLDTESKTLPYPEQASRQIWEGHSPVPFDLSETPSSPRRLG; encoded by the coding sequence ATAATACACCTGACCCATAACTCTGGAGGCCAGTCGAGGGAGGGAGTCGTCCTGTCCGAACAGCCGAAGGTACGGACCACGGAAGGCGTGGTGCAGGGGCTCTGGCGGCACAGGCACGCGGTGTTCCGCGGTATCCCTTACGCCCAGCCCCCGGTCGGAGCGCTCCGCTTCGCCGCGCCCGCGCCGCCGCACCGCTGGGAGGGCACGAGGCAAGCCGTCGAGTTCGGCCCCGTGGTGCCGCTGTCCCTGCCGATCGACGTGCCCCCGCAGGGCGACGACTGGCTGACGCTCAACGTCGGCACTCCGGACCCCGGCGCGGCGGGACTGCCGGTGCTGGTGTGGATCCCCGTGGGCGGTTACCTCTCGGCGGCGTCGAGCGATCCGATGTACGACCCGGCGGCGCTGGCCGAGGCGGGAGTCGTCGTGGTGACCATCAACTGCCGCGTGGGCGCGGAGGGATTCGCGTTCCTCGACGACGTGCCGCCCAACCGCGGATTCCTCGACCAGATCGCGGCGCTGGAGTGGGTGCAGCGCAACATCGCCGCCTTCGGAGGCGACCCCGGCAGGGTCACCGTGGGCGGGGTGTCCGCCGGGGCTGGCTCGGTCGCCGCCCTGCTGACGATGAAGTCCGCGCGCGGCCTGTTCCGGCGGGCCATCGCCCATTCGGTGCCGGGGCTGCACAGCACCCCCGCGCTGGCACGGCAGGTCAGCACCGCGTTCGCGGACCGGCTCGGCGCGGCGGCCCCCACCGCCGAGGCCCTGCGCGACATCGACCCATGGCACCTGGCCGCCGAGCTCACCTCCTTCAACGCCGGCCTCCACGCGCACCGGGAGAGCTGGGGACGCCTCACGGAGACCGGCACCGCGCTGTGCCCCGTCGTCGACGGCGAGGTCCTCCCGGAAACGCCCTGGCCCGCGCTGACCGGCGCACGCGCGAGCGGGACCGAACTGCTCGTCGGCCACACCCGCGACGAATTCCGGTACTTCAGCGTCATGAGCGGACGGCACGGCACCTTCACCGAGGAGGACGCCCACGCGGTCCTGGAACTGCTCGCCCCGCGGCCGGGCGGCGCGCGGGCCTACCGTGCCGCGTTCGGCCAGGCGGGCCCGGAGGAACTGGTGGAGACGGTGTACTCCGACGCCCTCTTCCGCATGCCGTCACAGAAGCTGGCCGAGGCGAACGCCGCAGCCGGCGGCACCTCGTACCTGTTCGAACTGTGCTGGGTCGCCCCGGCCCTCGGCGGCATCCTGGGCGCCTGCCACAGCCTCGACGTGCCCCTGGCGTTCGGCACGCTGAACAGCCCCGTCGGCACCCAGCTCATCGGCGAGGACCCCACTCCCGAGGCCGTCGCGCTCTCCCGCGAACTCCAGGAAGCATGGGTCCGCTTCGTCACCACCGGCGACGCGGGCTGGTCCGCCCACCGGCCCGGCGGGTACCTCACCCGCGTCCTGGACACCGAGTCGAAGACTCTGCCCTACCCCGAACAGGCATCCCGCCAGATCTGGGAAGGCCACTCCCCTGTCCCCTTCGATCTCTCCGAGACGCCATCCAGCCCCCGCCGACTCGGCTGA
- a CDS encoding lasso peptide biosynthesis PqqD family chaperone has translation MKNRALKGNVSQADTEYGRVLLDEVKSRYWHVNPTAALVLDVLGAGGTAEEAARRIVHRFEIDEKTALADVRDTIDTLRERGLLA, from the coding sequence GTGAAGAACAGAGCACTGAAGGGGAACGTCTCCCAAGCGGACACCGAGTACGGGCGAGTACTGCTGGATGAAGTGAAAAGTCGTTACTGGCACGTCAATCCGACGGCGGCGCTGGTGCTCGACGTGCTCGGTGCGGGCGGCACGGCGGAGGAGGCGGCGCGCCGGATCGTGCACCGGTTCGAAATCGATGAGAAGACCGCGCTGGCCGATGTTCGCGACACGATCGACACATTGCGCGAGCGGGGGCTGCTGGCGTGA